The following are encoded together in the Thermomonas brevis genome:
- a CDS encoding VIT domain-containing protein has protein sequence MTSAMTLGRFALAFALLAGTAHAATPQIRADGDVQLAATQLEWTLDGPFALRRIELVVRNPHDRPLETTVQLPLASNERLHGYALDVEGVLRDAVPVERVKARAAFEDTVRQRVDPALAEKDAGNRYGIRVFPVPAHGERRLRVDVASLAARETCGWRHRLDAGLPAGSKVQARAIATTRPVPSGNAAPAWRKAAGGYAAAWRAVGADAAEVCLAAPLDDAAFRADFDDGLQMHWLEVPARNPAFSLATVAPPTRIELVWDASYSMLGVDRDAELQLLSRHLRGRPVDVTLSVLRETVQRRQVRITTPAELDRFITELAKEQPDGATALVDWRADPRAEQILVFSDGLATLPGAVEPAARVPVFVIARHVADPAMARLLTRSGGQVLDLAMLSPERALQALRTMPLLQARPGPLDSDWHVEQHAVNGGALRACHVATHPVAAPGLRIAHAAPGGARVRNHSATTERRSPLAAFWCATWQAEDLEAQPGRNRAALAALGERFGVANRETSLLVLESDDDYVRFGILPPQADAALRDRILRQRGEAETRRAAAWAENRDAIRRGWQARLDWWNKAFPKDDPRPRWAEQRKREEAERLRSRRLQEQEMRAMPAGAPAPMIADMAAAASAPPPPAPAAPPAGDDAAPATIGMQLQAVTMDSPYVAELRTAQAADVLYDRYLDLRTRYGQSPAFHFDVAQRLFELDDAALGWRVLSNLLELMPNDPASLRLVAYRLQEAGMQAQAVALLRKIRELAPDEPQSFRDLALALQAPGTCKEALDLLQHVVETPWSPRFADIGVIALAERNDLRTRCPAGAAADAGDPLAQALSVGLRVTLRWDLDDTDIDLHVTDPNGEEVYYGHRESYQGGAISRDFTAGYGPEEFVLRDPKPGEYRVAVRYFGSRLAKLSRGATVNIALQTGFGTPAMREASISLRLLEQSGDVAVGRFVVQPGGRLQVSGDNVSP, from the coding sequence ATGACCTCCGCCATGACGCTCGGCCGCTTCGCCCTCGCCTTCGCTCTGCTGGCGGGCACGGCCCACGCCGCAACCCCGCAGATCCGCGCCGACGGCGACGTCCAGCTCGCCGCCACGCAGCTGGAATGGACGCTGGACGGCCCGTTCGCGCTGCGCCGCATCGAACTGGTGGTGCGCAATCCGCACGACCGCCCGCTGGAGACGACCGTGCAACTGCCGCTGGCTAGCAACGAACGCCTGCACGGCTATGCCCTGGACGTGGAAGGCGTGCTGCGCGACGCCGTGCCGGTCGAGCGGGTCAAGGCGCGCGCGGCCTTCGAGGACACCGTGCGCCAGCGGGTGGACCCCGCGCTGGCGGAGAAGGATGCCGGCAACCGCTACGGCATCCGCGTGTTTCCGGTGCCGGCCCACGGCGAGCGCCGGCTGCGCGTCGACGTGGCGAGCCTGGCGGCGCGCGAAACCTGCGGCTGGCGCCATCGCCTGGACGCCGGCCTGCCGGCGGGTAGCAAAGTGCAGGCCCGCGCCATCGCCACCACCCGCCCGGTGCCGTCAGGCAACGCCGCACCGGCATGGCGCAAGGCGGCCGGCGGCTACGCCGCGGCGTGGCGGGCCGTCGGCGCGGACGCGGCCGAGGTCTGCCTGGCGGCCCCTCTCGACGATGCGGCCTTCCGCGCCGACTTCGACGACGGCCTGCAGATGCACTGGCTGGAGGTGCCAGCGCGGAACCCCGCGTTCTCCCTCGCGACGGTCGCCCCGCCGACGCGCATCGAGTTGGTCTGGGACGCCTCCTACAGCATGCTGGGCGTGGATCGCGACGCCGAGCTGCAGCTGCTCTCGCGCCACCTGCGCGGCCGCCCGGTCGACGTCACCCTCAGCGTGCTGCGCGAAACCGTGCAACGCCGGCAGGTCCGCATCACCACGCCGGCCGAGCTGGACCGCTTCATCACCGAGCTGGCGAAGGAGCAGCCGGACGGCGCCACCGCGCTGGTGGACTGGCGCGCCGATCCGCGGGCCGAACAAATCCTGGTCTTCAGCGACGGCCTGGCGACCTTGCCGGGCGCGGTCGAACCGGCGGCCCGTGTCCCGGTCTTCGTGATCGCACGACACGTCGCCGATCCGGCGATGGCGCGCCTGCTCACCCGCTCCGGCGGACAGGTGCTGGACCTGGCGATGCTGTCGCCCGAGCGCGCGCTGCAGGCGCTGCGCACGATGCCCCTCCTGCAAGCCCGGCCGGGCCCGCTGGACAGCGACTGGCACGTCGAGCAGCACGCCGTGAACGGCGGCGCGCTGCGCGCCTGCCACGTCGCCACGCATCCCGTCGCCGCGCCCGGCCTGCGGATCGCGCATGCGGCTCCCGGCGGCGCGCGCGTGCGCAACCACAGCGCGACAACGGAGCGCCGCTCGCCGCTGGCCGCGTTCTGGTGCGCCACCTGGCAGGCCGAAGACCTCGAAGCCCAGCCCGGACGCAACCGCGCCGCACTGGCGGCGCTGGGCGAACGCTTCGGCGTCGCCAACCGCGAAACCAGCCTGCTGGTGCTGGAAAGCGACGACGACTACGTCCGCTTCGGCATCCTCCCGCCGCAGGCCGACGCCGCACTGCGCGACCGCATCCTGCGCCAGCGCGGCGAGGCCGAAACCCGCCGGGCCGCAGCCTGGGCGGAGAACCGCGACGCCATCCGGCGCGGCTGGCAGGCGCGGCTGGACTGGTGGAACAAGGCCTTCCCCAAGGACGATCCGCGCCCGCGCTGGGCGGAGCAGCGCAAGCGCGAGGAGGCCGAACGCCTGCGTTCGCGCCGGCTGCAGGAACAGGAAATGCGCGCCATGCCGGCCGGCGCGCCGGCGCCGATGATCGCGGACATGGCCGCCGCCGCTTCCGCACCGCCACCGCCCGCTCCCGCGGCGCCCCCGGCCGGCGACGATGCGGCGCCGGCCACCATCGGCATGCAGCTGCAGGCGGTGACCATGGATTCGCCTTACGTCGCCGAGCTGCGCACCGCGCAGGCGGCGGACGTCCTTTACGACCGCTACCTCGACTTGCGCACGCGATACGGGCAGAGCCCCGCCTTCCACTTCGACGTGGCCCAGCGCCTGTTCGAGCTGGACGACGCGGCGCTGGGCTGGCGCGTGCTCAGCAACCTGCTGGAGCTGATGCCGAACGACCCCGCCAGCCTGCGCCTTGTCGCCTATCGGCTGCAGGAAGCCGGCATGCAGGCGCAGGCGGTGGCGCTGCTGCGGAAGATCCGCGAGCTGGCGCCGGACGAACCGCAGTCCTTCCGCGACCTCGCGCTCGCGCTGCAAGCGCCGGGCACCTGCAAGGAAGCGCTGGACCTGCTGCAGCACGTCGTGGAAACGCCCTGGTCGCCGCGCTTCGCCGACATCGGGGTGATCGCGCTGGCCGAGCGCAACGACCTGCGCACGCGCTGCCCGGCGGGCGCCGCGGCCGACGCCGGCGATCCGCTCGCTCAAGCGCTGTCGGTGGGCCTGCGGGTGACGCTGCGCTGGGATCTCGACGACACCGACATCGACCTGCACGTGACCGACCCGAACGGCGAGGAGGTCTATTACGGTCATCGCGAGAGCTACCAGGGCGGCGCCATCTCGCGCGACTTCACCGCCGGCTACGGCCCGGAGGAATTCGTGCTGCGCGATCCCAAGCCCGGCGAATACCGGGTGGCCGTGCGCTACTTCGGCAGCCGCTTGGCCAAGCTCTCCCGCGGCGCGACGGTCAACATCGCGCTGCAGACCGGTTTCGGCACGCCGGCGATGCGCGAGGCGTCGATCAGCCTGCGGCTGCTGGAGCAATCCGGCGACGTGGCGGTGGGCCGCTTCGTGGTGCAGCCGGGCGGACGCTTGCAGGTCAGCGGGGACAATGTTTCGCCATGA
- a CDS encoding YjfI family protein — protein MKSPATPRPSTLHVRNFRARMREQGLVKKDVWIRPEYARELQQIEQRLREPDTGAAPQAMHAWTLEGIRHALLQSSAVGLGLLQLELIEGAEPSLHLVMREYGDLSVFLAVGGELIVVEAYLWPASLVADADAFNAHVLRTRKLLPLSGISLQDVAGEPGYTMFGALDAHSSLSSLMFEIETLADNVLTAAEAYAGFLKETGDA, from the coding sequence ATGAAATCCCCGGCCACGCCCCGCCCCTCCACCCTGCACGTGCGCAACTTCCGGGCGCGCATGCGCGAACAGGGCCTGGTCAAGAAGGACGTCTGGATCCGTCCCGAATACGCGCGGGAACTGCAGCAGATCGAGCAGCGGCTGCGCGAACCCGACACCGGCGCAGCGCCGCAGGCTATGCATGCGTGGACGCTGGAAGGCATCCGCCACGCGCTGCTGCAGTCCAGCGCGGTTGGGCTGGGGCTGCTGCAACTGGAGCTGATCGAAGGCGCCGAGCCCAGCCTGCACCTGGTGATGCGCGAATACGGCGACCTGTCCGTGTTCCTCGCCGTCGGCGGCGAGCTGATCGTGGTGGAGGCCTATCTGTGGCCCGCCTCGCTGGTGGCCGACGCCGACGCGTTCAACGCCCACGTGCTGCGCACCCGCAAGCTGCTGCCGTTGTCCGGCATTTCGCTGCAGGACGTGGCCGGCGAACCCGGCTACACCATGTTCGGCGCGCTGGATGCGCATTCCAGTCTGTCCAGCCTGATGTTCGAGATCGAAACACTGGCCGACAACGTGCTCACCGCCGCCGAAGCCTATGCCGGTTTCCTGAAGGAGACGGGCGATGCCTGA
- a CDS encoding flotillin family protein yields MSLSLILPFLIGFGVLLAFALGIFGLFKAFYRKVDQGTALIVNDMSAQPKVHFTGALIVPVLYKAEEMQISLITLQVDRRGKEGLICRDNIRADISVAFYLRVNETPADVLRVAKAVGAARASDQNSVEQLFNSKFSEALKTVGKRFEFNDLFEQRQQFRDAIVEVIGKDLNGYVLEDVAIDYLEQTRKSDLDPNNIMDAEGIRKITELTARQNIKTNELEQDERLAITRKNTETREHMLEMERQQAEAEAKQKREVTSVQAREEAEARKVIEQQRLMAEQARIEAEEQIKIREQNQMREVQVAEQNRRRAVTIEAERVERAGQLEKVTTDREVQLQQVERDKVVEQGRMDVANVVRERTTIEQTVAVAEEKIKETREVSEADRAKQVAILAAEAAAQEQLVKDVKSAEAAEQAARHRSSEIAMMAEAELVAAGKQAEAKKSLAEGIRAEKAAPGLADAHVKEATASAIEKTGLAEARVLEAKAEATYKQGSANARALAERLEAEASGQAKMGQAKADSTMAMGKAEAESTMAMGKAEAESIGAKMSAEAEGLTSKFDAMGKMSAEARAHEEYRMSLETQLRHALAAIEAGKEISRENADVLAEALKGANIELIGGDGGVFDALTKGVSIGKALEGIASHSPLLQQVVGKLAGLPAPAKETDPA; encoded by the coding sequence ATGTCCCTGTCCCTCATCCTTCCCTTCCTCATCGGGTTCGGCGTGCTGCTGGCGTTCGCGCTCGGCATCTTCGGCCTGTTCAAGGCGTTCTACCGCAAGGTCGATCAGGGCACCGCGCTGATCGTCAACGACATGAGCGCGCAGCCCAAGGTGCATTTCACCGGTGCGCTGATCGTGCCGGTGCTGTACAAGGCCGAGGAAATGCAGATCAGCCTGATCACGCTGCAGGTGGACAGGCGCGGCAAGGAAGGGCTGATCTGCCGCGACAACATCCGCGCCGACATCTCCGTGGCCTTCTACCTGCGCGTCAACGAAACGCCGGCCGACGTGCTGCGCGTGGCCAAGGCGGTTGGCGCGGCGCGCGCCTCCGACCAGAACTCGGTGGAGCAGCTGTTCAATTCCAAGTTCTCCGAGGCGCTCAAGACCGTGGGCAAGCGCTTCGAGTTCAACGACCTGTTCGAGCAGCGCCAGCAGTTCCGCGACGCCATCGTCGAAGTGATCGGCAAGGATCTCAACGGCTACGTGCTGGAAGACGTGGCGATCGACTACCTGGAACAGACCCGCAAGTCCGATCTCGATCCCAACAACATCATGGACGCCGAGGGCATCCGCAAGATCACCGAGCTGACCGCGCGCCAGAACATCAAGACCAACGAGCTGGAGCAGGACGAGCGGCTGGCGATCACCCGCAAGAACACCGAGACCCGCGAGCACATGCTGGAAATGGAGCGCCAGCAGGCCGAGGCCGAGGCCAAGCAGAAGCGCGAGGTCACTTCGGTGCAGGCGCGCGAGGAGGCCGAGGCACGCAAGGTCATCGAGCAGCAGCGGCTGATGGCGGAGCAGGCGCGCATCGAGGCCGAGGAGCAGATCAAGATCCGCGAGCAGAACCAGATGCGTGAAGTGCAGGTGGCCGAGCAGAACCGCCGCCGCGCGGTGACCATCGAGGCCGAGCGCGTGGAGCGCGCCGGCCAGTTGGAGAAGGTCACCACCGACCGCGAGGTGCAGCTGCAGCAGGTCGAGCGCGACAAGGTGGTCGAGCAGGGCCGCATGGACGTCGCCAACGTGGTGCGCGAACGCACCACCATCGAACAGACCGTGGCCGTGGCCGAGGAGAAGATCAAGGAAACCCGCGAGGTGTCCGAGGCCGACCGCGCCAAGCAGGTCGCGATCCTCGCCGCCGAGGCCGCTGCGCAGGAGCAGTTGGTCAAGGACGTGAAGTCCGCCGAAGCCGCCGAGCAGGCCGCCCGCCACCGCTCCAGCGAAATCGCGATGATGGCCGAGGCCGAGCTGGTGGCCGCCGGCAAGCAGGCCGAGGCGAAGAAGTCGCTGGCCGAAGGCATCCGCGCCGAGAAGGCCGCGCCGGGCCTGGCCGATGCGCACGTGAAGGAAGCGACCGCCAGCGCCATCGAAAAGACCGGCCTGGCCGAAGCCCGCGTGCTGGAAGCCAAGGCGGAAGCCACCTACAAGCAGGGCAGCGCCAACGCGCGTGCGCTGGCGGAGCGGCTGGAAGCCGAGGCCAGCGGCCAGGCCAAGATGGGCCAGGCCAAGGCAGATTCCACCATGGCGATGGGCAAGGCCGAGGCCGAATCGACGATGGCGATGGGCAAGGCGGAAGCCGAGTCCATCGGCGCGAAGATGTCCGCCGAAGCGGAAGGCCTGACCTCGAAGTTCGACGCCATGGGCAAGATGAGCGCCGAGGCGCGCGCGCACGAGGAATACCGCATGTCGCTGGAAACCCAGCTGCGCCATGCGCTGGCCGCGATCGAAGCCGGCAAGGAGATCTCGCGCGAGAACGCCGACGTGCTGGCGGAAGCGCTGAAGGGCGCGAACATCGAACTGATCGGCGGCGACGGCGGCGTGTTCGACGCGTTGACCAAGGGCGTCTCCATCGGCAAGGCGCTGGAAGGCATCGCCTCGCACAGCCCGCTGCTGCAGCAGGTGGTCGGCAAGCTGGCCGGACTGCCCGCGCCGGCAAAGGAGACCGATCCGGCGTGA
- a CDS encoding PspA/IM30 family protein: MPDSLVHLFRRLQSGVGELGDALLGDRAERALDQDIRATDDALREARADAAALKAKRIGSEDAVRRAREQAREREAEIAALLARRRKTAAREQAALLLDIRHRLAELEAQAAEDAQAEERLAHLAEQLEHRLRRLKHQLGTLRASVSIQRAQEAVAKRGNEPPQPEPAQAARKRAGGTRTGASTHPATAAAPDDDAVDALLRALDPHAPRPAARKQK, translated from the coding sequence ATGCCTGACAGCCTAGTGCACCTGTTCCGGCGTCTCCAGAGCGGCGTGGGCGAACTCGGCGACGCCCTGCTGGGCGACCGCGCGGAGCGCGCGCTGGATCAGGACATCCGCGCCACCGACGATGCCCTGCGCGAGGCCCGAGCCGACGCGGCGGCGCTGAAGGCGAAGCGGATCGGTTCCGAGGACGCCGTACGCCGCGCGCGTGAACAGGCCCGCGAACGCGAGGCAGAGATCGCCGCGCTGCTGGCGCGACGCCGCAAGACCGCCGCGCGCGAACAGGCGGCGCTGCTGCTGGACATCCGCCACCGTTTGGCCGAACTGGAAGCGCAGGCCGCCGAGGACGCACAGGCCGAAGAGCGGCTGGCGCATCTGGCGGAACAGCTCGAACACCGGCTGCGCCGGCTGAAGCACCAGCTCGGCACCCTGCGGGCGTCCGTCAGCATCCAGCGCGCGCAGGAAGCGGTGGCAAAACGCGGGAACGAACCGCCGCAGCCGGAGCCCGCCCAGGCCGCGCGCAAGCGCGCCGGCGGCACCCGCACCGGCGCATCCACGCATCCCGCCACAGCTGCCGCGCCGGACGACGACGCCGTGGACGCCCTGCTGCGCGCCCTCGATCCGCACGCCCCCCGCCCCGCCGCCCGGAAGCAGAAATGA